Below is a genomic region from Pseudochaenichthys georgianus chromosome 13, fPseGeo1.2, whole genome shotgun sequence.
CTCCTTCATCTACTAAATCACTCTGCTCTTGTTCATCACTTAGGCTCACTCTTTCATTTCTGCGTGTTTATCCCTCTTCTATACTTCCTTAACTGAGTAAAAGTGTGCACTTCACTCATGTAAAATGCATGCATCCTCCTCTGCAATTAGAGCTTGCTAATGAACAATGAAACAGTGATCATGTACTTTTAGCCTTAGGGACACATTAGTACTGTAATTGAGGCACTGTACATACCCCTAAGTGTTCTGTCATTCTGTTAATACGCATCCTGCCTTTAAATAAACCTAATTAATCTTAATTCTTAATCAGCTCAGCTCGCATCAAAGGACGTCGTAGTCGAGAGCGTTTTACTCCTTTGTTGTTGAAAGGAGATTAGCGACGCTTATTTAAATTCATGTACTGTAAATAGATTGCTTAAGAGAAGAAATTGGAAAATGAGGTGTTATGGCCTGGAGGACCTGCTTCCTCTCTGTGAAGAATGATGAATAATTTCAGCATCAGTTTTTTTATTGCTCAGATAATCTTCTGTGCACGATACCCTCTGAAATAAGGTGGTAGAAATAGATGGATTTGATCTTTTTGTACCTATTTGAAGAcgaataatgttttttaaagagGTTTCCCGCCCTCTAATCTAACCCAGCTTCAGCTATAGCTTGTGGCTCTATGAGCGGTGCTATCGCCAAAATGCTAATGTCAACATGTAGTTGTTTTTGCAAGTACATTAAAAGTGCCCTGTCTTAATTCAGCATTTAAGATGCTATATATATCTAATAAGAGATAAAAGATGATGGGAATTTCATTGGTTTTTGGTCATTAAGTTCAGTATGTCAACCTCGTGGTACTAAATAAAAAGTCAGAAGATTACCAAAGTCAGTACGTTATCTGCGGTTATTACTGGCTGTATTAATGCAGACAGCATTGGTGTTATCTGCCTAATGATTATTCTAAACACAGGCAGTTTAATCCTCTGGCTGCAGTATTTCCATACACGATGCCATGTGGCTcaggaagaaagagaaaggttcAGAGAAAGCGTGCTCCCTTTAAAGTCTGTACGTCAAAGCATTATTATACATTTAGAACTGTTAttaatgtatgtgtgtgcttTATTTTATAAATCCTTtctacatttgtatttttctttatatttcAATAAAAACACAATTACATGTCTGGTGAACAAACACACCAGACCGTTTGCAAAGACGGACATCCCTTACTGTGTGTACGCTGAGTGTATTGTTCACTCCTCCTAGGTTTCATCGAGCTCATTTAAAACACATTAGGCTGTTGGAGTGCTGGCCTGGCGATGAGAGAGAAGCCTGTCGGCTTGTAATGCTGTGCGGGGGCCGCCTGGTAGCCACACTCTCTCATCCCAGCCATCAGGAAACCCTCTCCACCCTGATAAGGAACAGAACATGCTGTTCCATGTGCAAAGCTCCTGCTGACATTTTCCCAGCTAGCTACTGCATAAATGGTCCCTGTGATTCTAATGCAAGCTACATGTCTCAATTTACCGTCCTTCTTATTTCTATGCCTATAGACTTACAGTATTCTACCATTCATCAGGCAAACCTACCTAAAATCACATTTTAAGCCTGATCCACCCTTAAGtgttaaaaatataaaaaaatcctAAAATGTAACTTAATCATATTAATCACTGTGAAACTGCTGCAAGTATGCTAGACAGCTGGAGGTCACATCTCCCCTATTGTACATCAGACTACAGCGTAACCCTTTATGATGTTGCTAATTGCATCCGCAATGGGATGATGTTTGCGCTCAGGTGATCCATCGGGCCACGTGCAGCTTTTCTATCAGATTGAAGAGTCTCTGATGGGGTTTGGCTCGTTCTGCAGGGTCCTTGAATGAGCTAATGACGTTAGGACAGGTCTCGGCTACCATGTGCTGTGCAGACGGAtattctgctgtgtgtgtgggcataGACTTTAATATGGCCAGACATGGCTCCTCATATTATTAAAGGTAGCCTATATGGAGCTCTCTCTATAAATAGACCAGGTGATTTTGGAACCAGACAGCCTGCACAGACGCTTCCACAGGTTAGACttacctcaaaatacaagaccCTGCAATCTCCTGGAGATAGACGCACGAGAGGCTGGTTCCTGATGAGACTAGTTCCCAGACAGGAACTAAGCATTAAGCATGTCTCTTTCCTAGACAGTAGTGTATGCTGGtgcagtgtatgtgtgtgtcagcaCTAACTCCATCCGGGGGAGCTCCATCCATCATTATGTGGAAGAGTCAAATCGTTGCCAATAGGCCTCTCCACTCTTCCAGTCCATTCATTTTCCATCTAATAGGTCCACTGTAAAGATTGATATAGTCCACATCCATATAACATACAGCAGACCTTCAATTTCAGCCCTGGCTCAGCTGCTGTAGTGTAGGTGAAGTGGCCATTATTCATTAAATGTCACAGATTTGGTCTACTGATATGAAATCATTTTGGATTTTTCAGGATGTAATGAAGCAGGTGTTTGAAAGGAGTTCACTTACTGACTCACCACAGGATCTAATTTTGCACTTTCAACATTCGGACCAATCTGTGAGATATCAGTGTCTGATTAAGTTGTAGTGACAGCAGCACTGCGTAGGCAGAGGTAGGGTCGCTGGGTTCATTGTATGCAGGAATTTTCTGATGAGAGTGAATTTATTCTATTGAGTTTTTTTGTTCCACAAACCATTTATCTATGTATTGATTTTCTCTGCGCTGCATTCTGCTTCTGAAGTAAACTTTGCTGCTGTGCCATATGTTTGTGTGTTGCAGGCATGCTGCAGGTCAGCGGGATGCATGTATACACATCTGGGGATGTGGAGGCAGTTAACGGGACGGATGTCCGTTTAAAATGCACATTTCAGAGTAGCGCCTCCATCAACCCCGATTCCATTGTCATCTCCTGGAGCTTCAGACCCCTGAAACCAGGCAGAGAACAGTCGGTGAGtgtatgtatgtttgtgtttgtgtgaaaaAGTCAGATTGAACTTTCGTCGTTGTGTCAGGGAACATCCACCCCCTCAGCTAACTGAAAGAGGAATCTGTGAGTCATCCGAGTCTCTAGCGTCCAAGCCAGCCTGTGTGTGCTATGTGTGTATGAATATTGAGAAAAGATAAGAAAGCTGCAGGTCTGGGATTACAtccttctctctctgtctctctactAATCAATTTCCGTTTGTAGGTGTTCCACTACCAGCAGAAACCATATCCTCCGTTAGAAGGCATTTTCAGGAAGCGTGTCAGCTGGGCCGGTGATGTCATGGGCCGAGACGCCTCCATCATTCTTCAACAGGTCAAGTTCACCTACAATGGTACTTACATCTGCCAGGTTAAGAATCCGCCGGATGTCCACGGCACGGTTGGAGAGATTCGATTTCGTGTCGTCACCACAGGTCAGCACTTTTTtcagaaacatttttttttacatgaaaaacataaatataaTGGTGTGTCtgaaaacataatttcagctcTCACGGATTTAAGCCAACAAAGAGACGACAGCACAATACCCAGAGATTTATAACTATTGACCAGATAACAATATTATACATTGTCCTTTCTTATGTATCAATATTGATGCAGACAACAACATGTGAACAAGACAAAGTCTACGGTCTAACAACTGTGTGAAGCTAGTGTGTAGGCCAAGTGATGCTGTGAGCTAAATGAAAATGCTAAAATTGACATTGTAATATGCTCAACATGTCAATGATATCATGCTGATGTTTAGCAGTTATATCATGTTCACCATTGTTCAGAGTTTTAGAATGCTATGTTTCCAAATTAGGGCTAAGCCCAACGTGCAGCTGAGGCTAAAGGAATGTAATTATCTCGCTAATAGTGAGTCATGAACCAAATAATTCAAGGAACTTTTGTTATTTTGACCTTATGATGGCACTATAGGAAAAGACAGCAGAGTTGTTGCAAATAATCCTCTGGGGGGGACATGACTCTTTTTACCGTTTGGTTACAAGTCATCCAATAGTcgatgagtcattttgttcacaACCCCTGTCCTCATACGGTAGGATAGATACTTGGAGAAACAAGTATATTTAGTACCAAAAATCAACTTTGACCTGTTGCCGGCCCTGAAGGGATAATCAAGttctatttatatagcacatttttaaaacgatttttggtcgagccaaagtgctgtacatacaataaaaatactttacaataaagacactttacaacaaatacaacagcacagtttgtacagaatatcagtatgagaaaatgacaccctctgtccttagaccctcacatcgtacaaggaaaaacgtctagagaaaaacccacagtttaaaggggaaaatggcagaaacctcagggagagcaacatgGCTAAGGGCTCAACTCATGGCTaggattcatcctctggggaccCTCAATGTTTGTGCAAAATTGATTGGCAATCCCTTcaattatgtttttatattttaccaTCATGTATCCCATGGTGGAACTAAAGTTAAGGTCAGGTGGTCACCAAAGTCACAATTCTTGAATGTCTGCCCACTGAAAGACAGAGTGACTCACCATCCTAAGAGCCACAACATTAAGTCTGACATGAAAATACACTTTTGGGTTAGCAACAGCTTACACACCGTTACAATGCACAATACCTCTATGCAGTGTTGTTCCTTTCTGCCTTATCAAACAAGAATGACTCAGTTTTTACTCCTGTTATTCCTTCTCACCCCCAGCTTCTTTTTCCGAGCTTCTCCTTCTGGCGTTAGCCATCGGGGGCGGTATCGCGGCTGTGGTCATCCTCCTCATCATCTTTGTGTCCTGCAGGCGGTGCAAGACGAAAACACTGAGACAGCTGGAAGGGAACGAGGAGGCTCCTCGCAAAGAGAGAAAAGACCCCACTGTGTGGTAAGACCATGAgaaagacagagggagaggatgAGGGGATAGAGAGAGGAACAGAAGAATCATCCACTTCCTCTCTCACTCTCCATCTAAATCTAGGGATCAGGTTGTGTGGTGCTCCTTCTTAGGGCCTGGGGCTCTTTTCCCACTGGACGTTTCACTTCCTTCTTCCTCTGCAACCCCAGTCTTTGGATCCTAAACCTGGACTAGGTTATGAACAGTTTTAAAAAACCAGAGATATATTGAGAATGTGCCTTTGTGTAGGAAGCACTAGCTTTAGCCAGACCTGTGTAGCTTTTATGATATCACCATGATTTCATTTCTGAAAAGAAACACATTCTTTATCATGTTTTTCCACTCAGCTAAATGGGCTTCCTAACACATTTCCTGTTTAGAGTAAATGTTTTGATGATGTAGAGGTCGAACAATGGTCTATTCCTGCTGTTAACTTCCCTACTAATACATTTCAAACCCCAACATATTATGCCTTACAAGCTGCATGTTTGATATATTGTTTCAAGAAACAATAGAAACTGTGCAACAATGAATGAGCAGCTTTCTTACCTCAAGTGACATTTAGTTTTTATTACAAGATTTTGAGAAACCTTTTGAAACGTCATACATTTCTAAGATTTGTATCAGTTAATCCGATCCACTTGACTGCGGTTTTCTGAATCAACAGAAGGATGCAGGTCTACATTGTGTTTCACTGTAGTTACATTGCTCTGTTTTCTGTGATCTGTTGTGTTTTTGCCCTGATGAATGATCATGGTGTTATCAAATAACCAAAGCCTAATGAAAAGCCCTTGTTGGAAACAGACATTTCACAAAGTGCCTTTATAACAAATTGTACCAGAACATAGTCAAATCCAATatcaattttttattttgtcaagTGGCAAATGTTTTTTATTGGGCAGAAACCTCTCTTGTGGCCAATTGTCTGTTTTAAACATGAGCTGATATGAGTCTTTTTGTCAAACCTTTTTTTGTTCTGGGCATGTGGGACTTCTTTGTTTCTCTTGGGTTTTCAGATCTCTCTGTAATAGGCATCCCAACTATCACTATCAAAACTGTGTTACTCTTTTGAAACTCACTGGATTCAACCAGACTTTAAATGCCAAGCTCCTCAAAGAAAAATGTTCAACTTTGCTCTCATCTTGGTCGATCAGATTTATTCAGACTTCAAACCGAGTCCTCCATTGAAAAACTTGGCAAAGGAAGGAAATAGTTTTACTCCAATCAGATGCAGATGGGTAAACAAAGATTTCGATCCAGACTTTTCTTCGAAATGAGAACAACCTAACCCTGTGTGACCCCTAACCCATCGTCCCTGGtgctgtgtttgtgttgtctttGTCCTGTCCCCGTTCTGTGACTTATGCACATGCATTGCCATAAATCATTCATATGTCATGCATGAATTAATATCTtgctctgtgtatgtgtgtgcgtctgCTCTGTTGCTCCCCCTGGTGCATGTCTCCCTCTTTCCGCTGTATCTGCGTTTATGCACCAGCCATCCAGGTAGGGCCCTCCACCTCTACCTATCAGAGACGTCCATGGAGATTGACAGTTCAGATGGCATGATTTCAGACGCCAGCACCAAAGACCCCAGCTCCTCAGAGAGTGAGGGCCCAAGCTCAGACGAAGAGGAAGATGATGACGACTCCGACTGAGGATGTGGGGAAAACAGTGCGACAGAAACACTTCAACTATCCAGGAGGCTCGCTGGTTGGATGCCCAGATTGCACCCGTGGATTACGTACCATGGTTCTGCTGATTGGAGAATAGATGGAGAGAGCGCTTCTGCTCAGTCAAAAATGAGCCAGTTGTTCAAGAATGGAAGGAAAATGGAGAGAAAGTTATGTTTGAAAGTTTctgaataaaaataaagaaattagAGCGATAAAGATCAAAGCTTTGAAAGAGGATCAAAAGTAGAGTAGCTTCACTTTTAAGAGAGCCCAGAAATCATGAAGCTGGCTTGGCAACTGTCCTGAAGGGAAAACAGGCCAACGACTCCCTGTTGTTTCAGACATGGCTGGTGCTAAGTTTAGGTAGTCACTAGCAAAATAATCTGCAGCATGCAACTGGAGGAAGTAAGAATGACGTTTTTCTGCCACGATGAGTCACATAAAGACCTTTACATTTTTGAAGGTGCCATTTTGCACACTATTTTTGGATATGACTTTTAAGTCTTTGGAGACCAGTGTGAATAATTTAGTGCCATCTAGTGGTGAGGTTGTCGATTGCATCCAATTGATACCCCTCTGCTCACAAATCCGTTTCCAAGCGTTTCAGAAAAACTACGTTCTTGTAagggaaagtaaaaatgcaaaaGGCCCTCTCTAGAGTCAGTGTTTAGTTTGTTGAAAACTGGCAGTGCAACATATGAAGCACTCATTCTCATTCTTCACCATCAAAATCATggttataaatatttaataaatcCCTCCATATCCTACACAATGGCCCCTTTAAAAGACAATATAAAATAGTCACAAAACACAATAGGTCTTGCATTAAAGTCTGTTAACCACACCCATCCTGCCAGTTCCAGATAACTTGTTAAAAGTAGTTTTATCTGCCAACAGTAGGCCTATTAGACTACTTGGATAAAAGAGCATAACTGTGATGTTGCTTTCAGGTCTGAAGGCCAAATACTTGATCAGATAACATAGCACCTGTTCTTGGTGTTTATGCGAGTGCACAGTCAGATCTGAAAACCCTTTGATTGTAAAGTGTCCTTGAGAGCCTGTTTTTTCTCCTTACATCTGTGAATGCATCACATCTACTAACAAATTAAAGTAACGTCttgtatttctttctttttatgacaAAATGTTATGTTGTTATA
It encodes:
- the LOC117457540 gene encoding myelin protein zero-like protein 2, yielding MCVKGLCLLTVLSGLAASGMLQVSGMHVYTSGDVEAVNGTDVRLKCTFQSSASINPDSIVISWSFRPLKPGREQSVFHYQQKPYPPLEGIFRKRVSWAGDVMGRDASIILQQVKFTYNGTYICQVKNPPDVHGTVGEIRFRVVTTASFSELLLLALAIGGGIAAVVILLIIFVSCRRCKTKTLRQLEGNEEAPRKERKDPTVW